Proteins from one Meriones unguiculatus strain TT.TT164.6M chromosome 10, Bangor_MerUng_6.1, whole genome shotgun sequence genomic window:
- the Ahcyl1 gene encoding S-adenosylhomocysteine hydrolase-like protein 1 isoform X1 produces MSMPDAMPLPGVGEELKQTKEIEDAEKYSFMATVTKAPKKQIQFADDMQEFTKFPTKTGRRSLSRSISQSSTDSYSSAASYTDSSDDEVSPREKQQTNSKGSSNFCVKNIKQAEFGRREIEIAEQDMSALISLRKRAQGEKPLAGAKIVGCTHITAQTAVLIETLCALGAQCRWSACNIYSTQNEVAAALAEAGVAVFAWKGESEDDFWWCIDRCVNMDGWQANMILDDGGDLTHWVYKKYPNVFKKIRGIVEESVTGVHRLYQLSKAGKLCVPAMNVNDSVTKQKFDNLYCCRESILDGLKRTTDVMFGGKQVVVCGYGEVGKGCCAALKALGAIVYITEIDPICALQACMDGFRVVKLNEVIRQVDVVITCTGNKNVVTREHLDRMKNSCIVCNMGHSNTEIDVTSLRTPELTWERVRSQVDHVIWPDGKRVVLLAEGRLLNLSCSTVPTFVLSITATTQALALIELYNAPEGRYKQDVYLLPKKMDEYVASLHLPSFDAHLTELTDDQAKYLGLNKNGPFKPNYYRY; encoded by the exons CAAATCCAGTTTGCTGATGACATGCAGGAGTTCACCAAATTCCCTACTAAGACTGGCCGGAGATCTTTGTCTCGCTCTATCTCACAGTCGTCCACAGACAGCTATAGTTCCG CTGCATCTTATACAGATAGTTCTGATGATGAAGTTTCCCCCCGAGAGAAGCAGCAAACCAACTCGAAGGGCAGCAGCAACTTCTGTGTGAAGAACATCAAGCAGGCAGAGTTTGGACGCCGTGAGATTGAGATTGCAGAGCAAG ACATGTCCGCTCTGATTTCACTCAGGAAACGCGCGCAGGGGGAGAAGCCTTTGGCGGGTGCTAAGATAGTGGGCTGCACACACATCACGGCCCAGACAGCG GTATTGATTGAGACACTTTGCGCCTTGGGGGCTCAGTGCCGCTGGTCTGCTTGCAACATCTATTCAACTCAGAATGAAGTAGCTGCAGCCCTGGCTGAGGCTG gAGTTGCAGTGTTCGCCTGGAAGGGCGAGTCAGAAGATGACTTCTGGTGGTGCATTGACCGCTGTGTCAACATGGATGGGTGGCAGGCTAACATG ATCCTGGATGATGGGGGAGACTTAACCCACTGGGTTTATAAGAAGTATCCAAACGTGTTTAAGAAGATCCGAGGCATTGTGGAAGAGAGCGTGACTGGTGTTCACAG GCTGTATCAGCTCTCCAAAGCTGGGAAGCTCTGTGTTCCAGCCATGAATGTCAATGATTCTGTTACCAAACAGAAGTTTGATAACTTGTACTGCTGCCGAGAATCCATTTTGGATGG CCTGAAGAGGACTACAGATGTGATGTTTGGTGGGAAGCAAGTGGTGGTGTGTGGCTATGGTGAG GTAGGAAAGGGCTGCTGTGCTGCTCTCAAGGCTCTTGGAGCAATTGTCTACATCACAGAAATTGACCCCATCTGTGCTCTGCAGGCCTG cATGGATGGGTTCAGGGTGGTGAAGCTAAATGAAGTCATCCGGCAGGTGGATGTTGTAATAACTTGCACAG GAAATAAGAATGTAGTGACACGGGAGCATCTGGACCGAATGAAAAATAGTTGCATTGTATGCAATATGGGCCACTCCAACACGGAAATCGATGTG ACCAGTCTCCGCACTCCAGAGCTAACATGGGAGCGAGTACGTTCTCAAGTGGACCATGTCATCTGGCCTGATGGCAAACGTGTCGTCCTTCTAGCAGAG gGTCGTTTACTCAATTTGAGCTGCTCCACAGTTCCTACCTTTGTTCTTTCCATCACAGCTACAACACAG GCTTTGGCACTGATAGAACTTTATAATGCACCTGAGGGACGCTACAAGCAGGATGTATACTTGCTTCCTAAGAAAATGG ATGAATATGTTGCCAGCTTGCACCTGCCGTCATTTGATGCCCACCTGACAGAGCTGACAGATGACCAAGCAAAGTATCTGGGACTCAACAAAAATGGGCCATTCAAACCTAATTATTACAG ATACTAA
- the Ahcyl1 gene encoding S-adenosylhomocysteine hydrolase-like protein 1 isoform X2 — translation MTSGGALTAVSTWMGGRLTWLYQLSKAGKLCVPAMNVNDSVTKQKFDNLYCCRESILDGLKRTTDVMFGGKQVVVCGYGEVGKGCCAALKALGAIVYITEIDPICALQACMDGFRVVKLNEVIRQVDVVITCTGNKNVVTREHLDRMKNSCIVCNMGHSNTEIDVTSLRTPELTWERVRSQVDHVIWPDGKRVVLLAEGRLLNLSCSTVPTFVLSITATTQALALIELYNAPEGRYKQDVYLLPKKMDEYVASLHLPSFDAHLTELTDDQAKYLGLNKNGPFKPNYYR, via the exons ATGACTTCTGGTGGTGCATTGACCGCTGTGTCAACATGGATGGGTGGCAGGCTAACATG GCTGTATCAGCTCTCCAAAGCTGGGAAGCTCTGTGTTCCAGCCATGAATGTCAATGATTCTGTTACCAAACAGAAGTTTGATAACTTGTACTGCTGCCGAGAATCCATTTTGGATGG CCTGAAGAGGACTACAGATGTGATGTTTGGTGGGAAGCAAGTGGTGGTGTGTGGCTATGGTGAG GTAGGAAAGGGCTGCTGTGCTGCTCTCAAGGCTCTTGGAGCAATTGTCTACATCACAGAAATTGACCCCATCTGTGCTCTGCAGGCCTG cATGGATGGGTTCAGGGTGGTGAAGCTAAATGAAGTCATCCGGCAGGTGGATGTTGTAATAACTTGCACAG GAAATAAGAATGTAGTGACACGGGAGCATCTGGACCGAATGAAAAATAGTTGCATTGTATGCAATATGGGCCACTCCAACACGGAAATCGATGTG ACCAGTCTCCGCACTCCAGAGCTAACATGGGAGCGAGTACGTTCTCAAGTGGACCATGTCATCTGGCCTGATGGCAAACGTGTCGTCCTTCTAGCAGAG gGTCGTTTACTCAATTTGAGCTGCTCCACAGTTCCTACCTTTGTTCTTTCCATCACAGCTACAACACAG GCTTTGGCACTGATAGAACTTTATAATGCACCTGAGGGACGCTACAAGCAGGATGTATACTTGCTTCCTAAGAAAATGG ATGAATATGTTGCCAGCTTGCACCTGCCGTCATTTGATGCCCACCTGACAGAGCTGACAGATGACCAAGCAAAGTATCTGGGACTCAACAAAAATGGGCCATTCAAACCTAATTATTACAGGTAA